One window of Desulfitibacter sp. BRH_c19 genomic DNA carries:
- a CDS encoding anti-sigma F factor → MTKKSDIIFNSLKMEFLSLQENVSLARVAVASFAAQDDLTLNELEEIKVAVSEAVSNSIIHGYDNSEEGIIKVKIIRYEDRLQIEVEDTGKGIEDVDEAVQPAYSSDPERMGLGFVFMCSFMDSLTVNSKLSSGTQVIMEKRINNTLKN, encoded by the coding sequence ATGACTAAAAAGAGTGATATAATTTTTAATTCATTGAAAATGGAGTTTCTGAGTCTCCAGGAGAATGTTAGTTTAGCCAGGGTAGCAGTAGCTTCTTTTGCAGCACAAGATGACCTAACATTAAATGAATTAGAAGAAATTAAAGTTGCAGTTTCTGAAGCTGTATCAAATTCTATAATTCATGGATATGATAATTCAGAAGAAGGAATAATAAAAGTTAAGATTATTCGCTACGAAGACAGATTACAGATAGAGGTAGAGGATACTGGTAAAGGTATTGAGGATGTCGACGAAGCTGTGCAGCCAGCTTATTCTTCTGACCCTGAAAGAATGGGATTAGGGTTTGTGTTTATGTGCTCTTTCATGGATTCTTTAACTGTTAATTCAAAGCTCAGTTCAGGAACACAGGTTATTATGGAGAAACGAATTAATAATACTTTAAAAAATTAG
- the deoA gene encoding thymidine phosphorylase (Catalyzes the reversible phosphorolysis of thymidine, deoxyuridine and their analogues to their respective bases and 2-deoxyribose 1-phosphate), with product MRAYEVILKKRNGLELTKDEINFLIDGFVKESIPDYQIAAWSMAVYFHGLSEEETINLTKAMINSGDTIDLSFLPGCKVDKHSTGGVADTTTLILVPLVAATGVPVVKMSGRGLGHTGGTIDKLESIPGFNVELDSKSVFQMVHKSGAVIAGQTGNLVPADKKLYALRDVTATVDIIPLIASSVMSKKIASGADKILLDVKVGKGAFMKNLEDALKLAKTMVKIGTGMNRETVALITNMDQPLGSSIGNSLEVKEAILTLRGELKGDLYRLSIELASEMLLMANAVEDKKQAINLLRGLIESGRAIEKLSEIIENQGGNANVVSDLSLLPQASTITPVHADKKGCIWELNAEKIGKAAMVLGAGREYKGQEIYLEVGVTLNKRIGDMVNPGEIIANIHSRNKHNLDLAIDILMDAIIIKDARLEDQPLIFDRISVQDL from the coding sequence ATGAGGGCATATGAAGTAATTTTAAAGAAAAGAAATGGACTGGAATTGACCAAGGATGAAATTAATTTTCTGATAGATGGTTTTGTTAAAGAAAGTATTCCTGATTATCAAATTGCTGCCTGGTCCATGGCAGTTTATTTTCATGGACTGTCAGAAGAGGAAACCATTAACTTAACAAAGGCCATGATCAATTCAGGAGATACTATCGATCTTTCTTTTCTTCCAGGTTGCAAAGTAGATAAGCATAGTACAGGAGGAGTTGCAGATACAACTACCCTAATTCTTGTACCACTAGTTGCTGCAACTGGTGTACCAGTTGTTAAGATGTCAGGCAGAGGCTTAGGACATACAGGTGGAACTATTGATAAACTAGAGTCAATTCCAGGCTTTAATGTGGAATTAGATTCAAAAAGTGTTTTTCAAATGGTTCATAAGTCTGGTGCTGTAATTGCAGGTCAAACAGGAAATCTTGTGCCTGCTGATAAAAAGCTCTATGCATTAAGGGATGTTACTGCTACAGTAGATATAATACCTTTAATTGCAAGTAGTGTGATGTCTAAAAAAATAGCTTCTGGGGCTGACAAGATACTGCTTGATGTTAAAGTGGGTAAAGGTGCTTTTATGAAAAATCTAGAGGATGCATTGAAATTAGCCAAGACCATGGTTAAAATTGGTACTGGTATGAATAGAGAAACAGTTGCTTTAATCACAAATATGGACCAGCCATTAGGTAGTTCCATTGGTAATTCTCTGGAGGTTAAAGAGGCCATTTTGACTCTCCGAGGGGAGTTAAAAGGTGATTTGTATCGGCTTTCTATTGAGTTAGCTTCAGAAATGTTATTAATGGCTAATGCTGTGGAAGATAAAAAGCAGGCAATTAATCTTCTTAGAGGATTAATTGAAAGTGGAAGGGCAATTGAAAAATTATCAGAAATTATCGAGAATCAAGGTGGCAATGCAAATGTAGTAAGTGATTTATCACTACTTCCACAGGCATCAACAATCACACCTGTGCATGCTGATAAAAAAGGTTGCATATGGGAATTAAATGCTGAAAAAATAGGTAAAGCTGCGATGGTCCTAGGTGCTGGTAGAGAATATAAGGGGCAGGAAATTTATTTAGAAGTTGGTGTTACATTAAACAAGAGGATTGGAGATATGGTAAATCCTGGTGAGATCATTGCAAATATCCACTCCAGGAATAAGCATAACCTTGACCTTGCCATTGATATTTTAATGGATGCCATTATCATTAAGGATGCTAGACTTGAGGATCAGCCATTAATCTTTGATAGAATATCCGTTCAAGATCTATGA
- a CDS encoding RNA polymerase sigma-G factor (sigma factors are initiation factors that promote the attachment of RNA polymerase to specific initiation sites and are then released; this sigma factor is responsible for the expression of sporulation specific genes and is expressed after engulfment; this factor is involved in the transcription of small acid-soluble proteins involved in protecting the forespore chromatin) → MGSRLSEMNLPRFPLLSDKEMQELLKKTKEGDGEARERLINCNLKLVFNLVQRFENRGHDLEDLFQIGTIGLMKSIDKFDLNYQVKFSTYAVPMILGEIRRFLRDDSSIKISRSLKETAFKAYRMKEELIKELGREPTLIELSEKLDIPKEDIITALDAVQSTTSIHDTLYQDEGDPILVVDQLSDSKVSEDAWFDKIIVKEVLKHLPQKHKQIILLRFFHDKTQMEVADIVGLSQVQVSRIERQALKNIKNILKEPS, encoded by the coding sequence ATGGGGTCTAGATTGTCTGAGATGAATTTACCTAGATTTCCTTTATTATCCGATAAGGAGATGCAAGAGCTCCTAAAGAAGACTAAAGAAGGAGATGGGGAAGCTCGAGAGCGTCTGATAAATTGTAATTTAAAACTAGTTTTCAACCTTGTACAAAGATTTGAGAATAGAGGACATGACCTTGAAGATCTTTTCCAAATCGGAACTATAGGTTTAATGAAATCCATTGATAAGTTTGACCTAAACTATCAGGTTAAATTTTCTACATATGCTGTTCCTATGATACTTGGGGAAATACGTAGATTCTTAAGGGATGATAGTTCCATAAAAATAAGCCGTTCACTTAAAGAAACAGCCTTTAAAGCATATAGGATGAAAGAAGAATTGATAAAAGAACTAGGTAGAGAACCAACGCTAATAGAACTAAGTGAAAAATTAGATATTCCAAAGGAAGATATAATTACTGCCCTGGATGCAGTACAATCTACGACTTCTATTCATGATACTTTGTATCAAGATGAAGGAGACCCTATACTAGTGGTAGATCAGTTAAGTGACAGTAAAGTAAGTGAGGATGCCTGGTTTGATAAAATAATTGTTAAAGAAGTATTAAAACACTTACCTCAAAAACATAAACAAATAATCCTACTACGCTTTTTTCATGATAAAACACAAATGGAAGTAGCTGATATTGTAGGCTTATCACAGGTTCAGGTATCTAGGATTGAGAGACAAGCACTAAAAAACATAAAAAATATTTTAAAAGAACCTTCCTAA
- a CDS encoding phosphopentomutase (catalyzes the transfer of phosphate between the C1 and C5 carbons of pentose): MNRVLVIVLDSVGVGELPDAHLYGDTGSNTLKNLARAIGGLNVPNLESLGLGNIIDVMGVDRLATPLGAYAKMAEKSSGKDTTTGHWELAGQIVSEPFPTYPNGFPDEVLNEFKLRIGRGILGNIAASGTEIIEMLGKEHLETGKPIVYTSADSVLQIAAHEEIIPLETLYEYCQIARDILKPPHGVGRVIARPFLGSPGSFVRTANRHDFSLEPPYPMLLDILKEAGLEVFGIGKIKDIYAGRGLTQTIATISNLDGINKTIEALANVKKGLIFTNLVEFDMKYGHRNNPRGYADSLEEFDRELPKILVKLGKDDILIITADHGCDPTMAGTDHTREYVPLIIYGSQVKALSLGIRDTFADVAATITSLLGTNAPPNGTDMSKDFFIK, from the coding sequence ATAAATAGAGTTTTAGTAATAGTTTTAGATAGTGTAGGAGTTGGAGAATTACCAGATGCTCATCTATATGGTGATACTGGAAGTAATACTTTAAAAAATTTAGCAAGAGCAATAGGTGGTTTGAATGTACCTAATCTGGAAAGCTTAGGGCTTGGTAATATAATTGATGTCATGGGAGTGGACAGACTTGCTACTCCTCTTGGGGCTTATGCTAAAATGGCTGAAAAATCTTCTGGAAAGGATACAACAACAGGTCATTGGGAATTAGCCGGCCAAATTGTCTCTGAGCCATTTCCTACATATCCTAATGGATTTCCAGATGAGGTATTAAATGAATTCAAGCTAAGAATTGGCAGAGGAATCCTTGGCAATATAGCTGCCTCTGGAACAGAGATTATCGAAATGCTGGGTAAAGAGCATCTGGAAACTGGAAAACCTATTGTTTACACCTCTGCTGATAGTGTTCTTCAAATTGCAGCCCATGAAGAAATTATTCCCCTAGAAACCCTTTATGAATACTGTCAAATTGCTAGAGACATTTTGAAACCACCACATGGTGTTGGTAGAGTTATAGCAAGGCCATTTTTAGGGAGTCCTGGTAGTTTTGTAAGAACAGCCAATAGACATGATTTTTCTCTAGAACCGCCATACCCTATGTTACTTGATATACTTAAAGAAGCTGGGTTAGAAGTGTTTGGTATAGGAAAAATAAAGGACATATATGCTGGTAGGGGGCTTACCCAGACGATAGCAACAATCAGTAATCTTGATGGCATTAATAAAACAATTGAAGCCCTAGCTAATGTAAAGAAAGGACTTATCTTTACTAATCTAGTTGAATTTGATATGAAGTATGGTCATAGAAATAATCCAAGGGGCTATGCTGATTCCTTGGAGGAATTTGACAGAGAATTACCCAAGATACTAGTTAAACTAGGCAAAGACGATATCCTAATAATTACTGCTGATCATGGCTGTGATCCAACCATGGCTGGTACAGATCATACCCGTGAATATGTTCCACTAATTATTTACGGTTCTCAGGTGAAAGCTTTGTCTCTGGGAATTAGAGATACCTTTGCCGATGTGGCAGCTACCATAACTAGCTTATTAGGTACAAATGCACCACCAAATGGAACTGATATGAGTAAAGATTTTTTTATTAAATGA
- a CDS encoding purine-nucleoside phosphorylase codes for MINKIIRELEDTKKYILNSITDKPDIGIILGSGLGVMAEEIKNKTTLPYNKIPHFPITTVEGHKGQMIVGDFEGKKVVAMQGRFHYYEGYSMADVVYPVRVMGQLGIKNLIITNAAGGINLDFQPGDLMVIKDHINLMGVNPLMGKNIGHLGERFPDMSEAYNLALREIALATAKDLTIDVRKGVYAAVTGPSYETPAEIRYLRSIGADAVGMSTVPETIAANHMGIKVLGISCITNMAAGVLDAKLNHEEVVETANKVKDKFINVLRGVVRRL; via the coding sequence ATGATTAATAAAATTATTAGAGAATTGGAAGATACTAAAAAGTACATATTAAATTCAATAACTGATAAACCAGATATTGGGATTATCTTAGGTTCTGGCCTTGGCGTGATGGCCGAAGAAATAAAAAATAAAACTACCCTACCATATAATAAAATTCCCCATTTTCCTATCACTACTGTAGAGGGGCATAAAGGTCAAATGATTGTTGGAGACTTTGAAGGTAAAAAGGTTGTGGCTATGCAGGGCAGGTTTCATTATTACGAGGGTTATTCAATGGCAGATGTTGTCTATCCAGTTAGGGTCATGGGACAATTAGGCATTAAGAACCTGATTATTACCAATGCTGCTGGTGGCATTAACCTGGACTTTCAGCCAGGGGATTTAATGGTTATAAAAGATCATATAAACCTGATGGGTGTTAATCCACTAATGGGTAAAAATATTGGTCACTTAGGGGAAAGGTTCCCTGATATGTCTGAAGCATACAATCTAGCTTTAAGAGAAATAGCCTTAGCAACAGCTAAGGATTTAACAATAGACGTAAGAAAAGGGGTTTATGCAGCTGTAACAGGTCCAAGCTATGAGACTCCTGCTGAAATTCGTTATTTAAGGTCAATAGGAGCTGACGCTGTAGGTATGTCAACTGTTCCAGAGACAATTGCAGCTAATCACATGGGTATTAAAGTATTAGGCATATCTTGCATTACAAATATGGCAGCAGGTGTGTTAGACGCAAAACTAAACCATGAAGAGGTTGTGGAAACAGCCAATAAAGTTAAGGATAAATTTATTAATGTTCTTAGAGGCGTTGTCAGGAGGTTGTAG